The region GGCCACGGCTTGGGCCATTAACGGCCTTTTGGCCGGGTCTCGGTCGCCGCCGCACCCGAAAAGGACGACCAGACGGGAAAAGCCGACTCGGCGTAGGGTGGAGCAGACCTGCTCCAGGGCGTCGGGGGTGTGAGCGTAGTCCACAAATACATGCCTTCCGTGTTCGTCGCGGACCGATTCGAGTCGCCCGGGAACACGTATCATGTCGGCCACCCTGGAAACCTGATCTGGACCGAGCCCCAGGGCCAGCCCTGCTGCCTGAGCAGCCAGAAGATTGGATGCGTTGTACTGTCCGACCAGAGGGGATGACAGTTCCCAGGATTTATCCCCATAGGTGCAGGCCAAGCGGAGACCGGCGGCGTCCATGGCCAATATGTTTCCGGAGAGAGATCCATCCGGGATTTCTTCGGACAGCCCGAAACCGACGGCCTTGGGCAGGGATTCAAAGAGCCGCCGACCCCAGGGATCGTCGAGGTTGATGGCGGCGGCGGGTTGCCGCCCGTCCATTTCCCGGAACAGGCTGGCCTTGGCCTCGAAGTAGCGGTCCATGGTCCGGTGGTAGTCCAGATGGTCCTGAGTCAGGTTGGTGAATACCGCCGCATGGATGGGAATTCCGGCCAGTCGATTCTGGTCCAGGGCGTGAGAGGAGGCCTCCAGACAGACGACATCCACTCCCATTGAGGCCATGTCGGCCAATCGACGGTGCAGACCAAGAGTATCGGGCGTGGTCAGTGGTGCCGGCTCGACATGTCCGGGCCATCGGTAGGCCACGGTGCCCAGGACGCCGACGGTTCGTCCAACTGCGGAAAACATGGCCTCCAGAAGATGGGTGACCGTGGTTTTGCCGTTGGTGCCCGTCACGGCCACGATGGTAAGGTCCGCCCCGGCTATGCTCCAGGACAGAGCGGCCAAGTCTCCGAGGGCCTGACGCGGATCCGGATGGCGTACAAGAGCCGGTTGGTCGGGCAGGTCGGTTTTCAGGTCGACGACGACCCAGGCCGCGCCTCGGCGCAAGGCCTCCTGCACGAAGTCCGGACCCTGGACCCTGGTCCCAGGAAGGGCGACAAAAACATCTCCGGGACGGACTTGTCCCGAATGGGAACACACGGTCGCCCCCTGTTCCACGGACAGACAGACAGCCTTCCAGAGGTCGGTTTCGATCCGATTTCGGGGCGCGTCGTTGGTTCTGGACATATTCTTCATCGTCTGGTTCGGACTCAGGAGTTTCCAGGTTCGGTCACCCATAGGGTCAGTTCGAGGCTCGGGTCCGAGGGCCAAGGGGAACCGGGCGCTGGTTTCTGTCGGACGACGCGGATACCCCGGCCCTCAATGGCCGGAACGATCCCCATGGCCAGGGATTTT is a window of Deltaproteobacteria bacterium DNA encoding:
- a CDS encoding UDP-N-acetylmuramoyl-L-alanyl-D-glutamate--2,6-diaminopimelate ligase — encoded protein: MSRTNDAPRNRIETDLWKAVCLSVEQGATVCSHSGQVRPGDVFVALPGTRVQGPDFVQEALRRGAAWVVVDLKTDLPDQPALVRHPDPRQALGDLAALSWSIAGADLTIVAVTGTNGKTTVTHLLEAMFSAVGRTVGVLGTVAYRWPGHVEPAPLTTPDTLGLHRRLADMASMGVDVVCLEASSHALDQNRLAGIPIHAAVFTNLTQDHLDYHRTMDRYFEAKASLFREMDGRQPAAAINLDDPWGRRLFESLPKAVGFGLSEEIPDGSLSGNILAMDAAGLRLACTYGDKSWELSSPLVGQYNASNLLAAQAAGLALGLGPDQVSRVADMIRVPGRLESVRDEHGRHVFVDYAHTPDALEQVCSTLRRVGFSRLVVLFGCGGDRDPAKRPLMAQAVARYADMAVLTSDNPRSEDPLSIMAQARLGLTGCPQIVEEPDRAQAIRLAVEVLAPGEALLVAGKGHEDYQEIAGQRHHFNDIEIVAHALAETTPAGRSRCA